A stretch of the Meles meles chromosome 19, mMelMel3.1 paternal haplotype, whole genome shotgun sequence genome encodes the following:
- the MYADM gene encoding myeloid-associated differentiation marker, translated as MPVTVTRTTITTTTSSSSGLGSPTIVGSPWALTQPLGLLRLLQLLSTCVAFSLVASVGAWTGAMGNWSMFTWCFCFSVTLIILIVELCGLQARFPLSWRNFPITYACYAALFCLSASIIYPTTYVQFLSHGRSRDHAIAATTFSCIACVAYATEVAWTRARPGEITGYMATVPGLLKVLETFVACVIFAFIGGPSLYQDKPALEWCVAVYSICFILAAVAILLNLGDCTNILPISFPSFLSGLALLSVLLYATAIVLWPLYQFSERHGGHSRRSSDVGCGYRHTYYVCDWDRRLAVAILTAINLLAYLADLVYSARLVFVRV; from the coding sequence ATGCCGGTGACGGTGACCCGCACGACCATCACGACCACCACGTCGTCATCCTCAGGCCTGGGCTCCCCAACCATTGTGGGGTCCCCTTGGGCACTGACCCAGCCCCTGGGCCTCCTCCGCCTGCTGCAGCTGCTGTCCACCTGTGTGGCCTTCTCCCTGGTGGCCAGCGTGGGTGCCTGGACAGGGGCCATGGGTAACTGGTCCATGTTCACTTGGTGCTTCTGCTTCTCTGTGACCCTCATCATCCTCATAGTTGAGTTATGCGGGCTTCAGGCCCGCTTCCCCCTGTCCTGGAGAAACTTCCCCATCACCTACGCCTGCTACGCCGCCCTCTTCTGCCTGTCGGCCTCCATCATCTACCCCACCACCTACGTCCAGTTCCTGTCCCACGGCCGCTCCCGGGACCACGCCATCGCTGCCACCACCTTCTCCTGCATCGCTTGCGTGGCTTATGCCACCGAAGTGGCCTGGACCCGGGCCCGCCCCGGGGAGATCACCGGCTACATGGCCACTGTGCCAGGCCTGCTCAAGGTGCTGGAGACCTTTGTGGCCTGCGTCATCTTTGCCTTCATCGGCGGCCCCTCCCTGTACCAGGACAAGCCAGCCCTGGAGTGGTGTGTGGCCGTGTACTCCATCTGCTTCATCCTGGCGGCCGTCGCCATCCTGCTGAACCTGGGCGACTGCACCAACATTCTGCCCATCTCCTTCCCCAGTTTCTTGTCGGGACTGGCGCTGCTTTCTGTTCTTCTGTACGCCACGGCTATCGTGCTCTGGCCGCTCTACCAGTTCAGCGAGAGGCACGGAGGCCACTCCCGCCGCTCCTCGGACGTGGGCTGCGGCTACCGGCACACCTACTACGTGTGCGACTGGGACCGCCGACTGGCCGTGGCCATCCTCACGGCCATCAACCTGCTGGCTTATCTGGCCGACCTGGTGTATTCGGCCCGCCTGGTGTTCGTCAGGGTCTGA